The genomic region GTTTGTCTGGGCAGGATTACGAGCGCAACGTCGAGACAGAGCGCGTCAAAGATTTCACTCTCTTGGTGGTTCTGGTGCCTGTACGCATCGTCCTCTTCGGCGGACAACTATTGCCAAAAATAATGGCAACACTCATACCAAATGACCCATACGGGACGTAGTGGATCTGATATCGGTATTCAAGACATACGCCTTGACTTTATCCAAACCGATACCGCAATTAATCCTGGTAATTCCGGCGGACCTTTACTCAACGCTCAAGGACAAGTAATTGGTGTTAACACAGCAATTCTTGGCGGAGCGCAAGGGTTAGGTTTTGCAATACCAATTGAAAAAGCACAGCGGGTTGCTAATCAATTAATTGAAACTGGTCGAGTTTATCATCCCTATATAGGTGTGCGACTGATTGAGCTAACACCGGAAATTCAACAGCAAATCAACCAAAGTAATCTTGGTTTTAAAGTCACTCAAGAGCAAGGAGTTTTAATTGTAACTGTGGCTCCCAACTCTCCAGCAGCGCGTGGTGGTTTACGTTCTGGCGATATTATTACCGAAGTCAAAGGAGTTCAAATTCAAAACGCCGATCGAGTCCAAGATCAAATAGAAGCAACACCTTTAGGAAATACTCTTCAATTAGAAGTTGACCGCAATGGTTCAACTCAAACTATCACAATCAAACCAGAGCAATTACCAGCTGCTGCCGCTAAGTAAAAAGTAGAAAATATTAACTATTAAGGGCGCTATGCCAAGCATAGAACTACTGAATTAAGAATAATTTCCAAAAATCATTTCAAAAATCAAAAGAGGGTTTATTAGGCTTAAGAAGAATATGTCAAATAACTTAAATTCCTACTTACCTACACCGACTAAGCAAAAATTTGCAGCTACTTTTCAGGTAGTAAGACCGATTAGTGTCTGGGTAAAGTTATCACTAGGGGCTGTTTCTTTTTTAGCTTTGACGTTAGCAATATTTAGCCGTAGTTCCACTGTCCAAACAACATCAAATTCAGTTATGGGACTTGGAGTCTTTTTAGGTATTATTGGCATTTTAGTGCTGTGTTTCAGACTCTATTGGGTGAACCGCTATAGGCGTTTGGACAAACTTTTACAGTCGCCTAATTCTGAAGTACATCCAAGGAAATCGGACGTAATTCAAGTATGACAAACTGGATTTATCGTCAGTTTGGTAGGTCTGTTGTTAACTTTTTTAGCATCTGAAGCGACCGTTATTGCTGTCCTATCAAAATCGCTAGCTCTACCTCAAGGAGTAGCAGTATATAGACCTGAAAATGTCATTCGTTCCCTAGATCTTTTTGTGGTTTTGGCAAACGTCAATCTAATTGGCGCTCACTTTTTCGGAAGTATAACTTCATTTGGGCGGATTTACTGGTTAGACCAATAGTAATTCAACTACAGCGTCATCGGCGCAACAGGTTCGATATCAGGATCGATACCACCAACCTGATTAGTTCGCAACACCCATGCCGATCCACCCTGTTTGATAAATGCTTGAGTCACCTCATCGCTGGTTAAACGAGGTAAGATAGTGCGCCAAGTCAGCAAACTGCGGATTAAGTTTTGCACTGGGTCGTCTTCCAGGGTGCTACCTAATACCTCAGCTCGATCCCTCCAGTCTGCGCGTGCCGTTCCCCAAGGTAAGAGTAAACGTTTCAAATCTTTCCCCAACCTTTCAAGCTGCTCCAATCTGTGCAACTGTTCGGGATGTTGTTTTTTCCACGCTTCAACATTTGGGTGAGACCGAATCGCTCTAGCTATCTGCCTAAGTGCAGCATATAAGGCTTGATTGGCATCTTGAGTGCAATTATATGCAGGTCCAACAAACGTTCCTCCAGTTCCATCGCCGATGCGGTAGCGAGCTGCCATAATTTCTAGCTGATGAATGAGTTGATCGAGTGGCGATCGCTTCCAGCCATCCTGGGTTTCATAATCACCAGTAAAACCATCGAGTTCGACTATGGTATCGGCAACTGGACGCAACCCTAACCAGCCAAATGAGCGATCGCCCATGTAACGCGACCAATGCAAGCTGCCTGCAATTAGTCCATCAGTATTATGAGTGTAAATCTGGTGATAAACTATCTCGAATCGCAATTCGTCTGTTAACGGTTCCCGTACTACCTTGGCAATTCCGTAAGCAAAGTGACCGAAGTAAAGCGGAGTTTTTGCCTTGGGTTCTGTTTTCTTACCACCAATCCCACCATAGACGTGAATTAGTAAAGCCCGTTTACCTTCGTGCCAAGCAGCACTTCTGGCTGGAATTGTCTCGTCACCTAGCACAACAGAGCTAATTTTACCTTCTTGGGCAGCCAAATTGTCCCAAGACTCTTTTTTAAGATACTTTTTGACCGACTTCTTGCCCGCGATCGCGCGCTCTGGTTTGACCTGCAACAGAGCGCGGGGGGCTAAAGCCTGCACGATAAATAGCCCTGACTCATCCCTAGCACCATAGATATACCATCCGGTTTCGTTTAAAGGAGATTTTTCAATGTTCTTACTAGTTGATGGATAAGTATGATTGCGATTGGCTACTACAGAAGGCATTGAGACAATTTCTCCTGCTCCATCAAATTGCTTTGAAGCCCGATTGAAGTGAACCACTGAAAACTTGTCACTGCCCGATTCCACAGGTTGTAGGAATTTCACCAATCCGTAGTAGCGTCCGGTCACTTGAACGGGGTCGCGAGAAATATACAGGATACATGTAGGAATACTTTCATCCTGCGAAAATTGACTTTGTTGCGCCTGATGCAGACTGTCGGGGACATGACGTTGCGATCGCACGACAACAGGTTCTTGTAGCATCACTACCACGTCATCGTAAGGGTGCGAACCTGCAAGCGATTCTAAGGGATTGACAAGTCGCCAGCGATCGATTCTCGTCGGATGAACGTTGCCTTGTTGACTGCTGTACTGGGCTTGGGCGCTGAAATGTACGTCTTTAGTCACTGCCTGGACGTATGAGCGCACAATTGGCTCGTCGCTAAAGC from Chroococcidiopsis sp. SAG 2025 harbors:
- a CDS encoding PDZ domain-containing protein, with protein sequence MTHTGRSGSDIGIQDIRLDFIQTDTAINPGNSGGPLLNAQGQVIGVNTAILGGAQGLGFAIPIEKAQRVANQLIETGRVYHPYIGVRLIELTPEIQQQINQSNLGFKVTQEQGVLIVTVAPNSPAARGGLRSGDIITEVKGVQIQNADRVQDQIEATPLGNTLQLEVDRNGSTQTITIKPEQLPAAAAK